Proteins encoded in a region of the Marinococcus sp. PL1-022 genome:
- a CDS encoding ABC transporter ATP-binding protein, whose protein sequence is MARLQAEQVDVSYENKQVLKNISVEIPEGKITSIIGPNGCGKSTILKSLSRILTPEEGGVYLDGKSIHEMKTKEVAKNMAMLAQTPDIPLTLTVEQLVSFGRHPHRKRTRKLTAEDHEAIQKAMTDTGVSEFAARTLDSLSGGQRQRAWIAMALAQDTELLLLDEPTTYLDMAHQLEVLELLQELNEKESRTIVMVLHDLNHAARFSDHLIAMCSGEVQCIGCPNDVICKNVLRQVFGIDAHVVTDPKSGKPLCMTYDLIDRTPASATDISQIN, encoded by the coding sequence GTGGCAAGACTTCAAGCAGAGCAGGTAGACGTTTCTTACGAAAATAAACAAGTCCTGAAAAATATCAGCGTTGAGATACCAGAAGGAAAAATTACGTCTATTATCGGGCCAAATGGATGTGGGAAATCCACGATTCTTAAATCACTTTCCCGTATACTGACCCCTGAAGAAGGCGGTGTGTACCTAGACGGCAAATCTATTCATGAAATGAAAACAAAAGAAGTGGCTAAAAACATGGCAATGCTTGCCCAGACTCCGGATATTCCGCTTACGTTGACGGTGGAGCAGCTGGTGTCATTCGGCCGGCATCCCCACCGCAAACGTACACGAAAATTAACTGCGGAGGACCACGAGGCTATTCAAAAGGCTATGACGGATACTGGAGTCTCCGAATTTGCCGCCCGGACTCTGGACTCCCTTTCCGGCGGACAGCGCCAGCGGGCCTGGATTGCTATGGCACTGGCACAGGATACGGAGCTTCTGCTTCTGGATGAGCCGACGACTTACCTTGATATGGCCCATCAGCTTGAAGTGTTGGAGCTTCTTCAGGAGCTGAATGAGAAAGAAAGCCGTACGATTGTCATGGTGCTTCATGACTTAAATCATGCTGCCCGTTTTTCTGACCATTTAATCGCTATGTGCAGTGGAGAAGTACAATGTATAGGGTGCCCCAATGATGTCATTTGTAAAAATGTTCTCCGGCAGGTGTTTGGCATTGATGCCCACGTCGTAACTGATCCAAAGAGCGGCAAACCGCTCTGCATGACATATGATTTAATTGATCGCACGCCTGCTTCTGCAACGGATATATCACAAATAAATTAA
- a CDS encoding SE1832 family protein, whose translation MTLRELDHQLAMLKSDYVRIQGDLEKLESFGGNTDGIMRELDILEKEMHDINTQIREYNK comes from the coding sequence ATGACTCTTCGCGAACTAGACCACCAGCTCGCCATGTTAAAATCAGATTATGTACGCATCCAGGGAGATCTGGAAAAACTCGAATCTTTCGGAGGCAACACTGATGGTATTATGCGCGAGCTCGACATTCTTGAAAAGGAAATGCACGACATTAATACACAAATCCGGGAATACAATAAATAA
- a CDS encoding DUF819 domain-containing protein has protein sequence MIESGALYISVLIAMVALLVGTEKATKSKFFKYVPTVVLIYIAAALLNTFGVFSGSEALGELNSGIRSLLLPAMIFLFLLNCNILQIIKLGPKMLLSYVVAVISIIGGFTVTYYIMQGFLDTQTWKAFAALAGSWTGGSANLVALQGILEVPENLFGYALIMDTVNYSFWVMLLFWLVPFQFAFNRFTKANTESIDQMQYNLSLEEKETKPLTYVEIIVCLGFSMLVASIAIAVGNTLPEAGNAVNATTWTILIVTVLGLGLAVTPVARLTGTMDIGYLMLYTIIALIASNADFSNIAEVPAYIISGFMILFFHGAIMLLLAKLFRLDLFTLGIASLANIGGMASAPVLAGAFSRTLVPIGVMMALIGSFMGTVVGVVVAEILSRI, from the coding sequence ATGATAGAAAGCGGCGCTCTTTACATTAGTGTTTTGATTGCTATGGTGGCACTTCTTGTAGGTACGGAAAAAGCAACAAAAAGTAAATTTTTCAAGTATGTACCGACAGTAGTGCTTATCTACATCGCTGCGGCTCTGTTAAACACCTTCGGAGTATTCAGCGGCTCCGAAGCTCTCGGTGAGTTGAATTCAGGCATACGTTCTTTACTGCTGCCGGCAATGATATTTTTATTTTTATTAAACTGTAATATTTTACAGATTATCAAGCTTGGGCCGAAAATGCTGCTCAGCTACGTTGTAGCTGTGATTAGTATTATTGGTGGCTTTACGGTTACATATTATATTATGCAGGGATTTTTAGATACACAAACGTGGAAGGCTTTTGCAGCTCTGGCCGGCTCATGGACAGGAGGTTCAGCCAATCTTGTAGCTCTTCAGGGGATTCTGGAGGTGCCTGAGAATTTATTCGGCTATGCTCTAATTATGGACACAGTAAACTATTCGTTTTGGGTAATGCTGTTATTTTGGCTTGTTCCTTTCCAATTCGCATTCAACCGGTTCACAAAAGCGAACACAGAAAGCATTGATCAGATGCAATACAATTTGTCCCTTGAAGAAAAAGAGACAAAGCCTCTGACATACGTGGAAATTATTGTCTGTTTAGGATTTTCTATGCTGGTGGCTTCGATTGCCATTGCAGTGGGAAACACACTTCCGGAAGCCGGGAACGCTGTGAATGCAACAACGTGGACGATATTAATTGTTACCGTTTTGGGCCTGGGTCTTGCTGTAACGCCGGTTGCCAGGCTGACAGGGACAATGGATATAGGCTATTTGATGCTTTATACAATCATCGCTCTAATTGCTTCTAACGCAGATTTTTCAAATATTGCCGAGGTGCCGGCGTATATTATTTCCGGGTTTATGATTTTATTTTTTCACGGTGCTATTATGCTGCTCTTGGCAAAGCTTTTCCGGCTTGATCTCTTTACACTTGGCATCGCAAGTCTGGCCAATATTGGCGGTATGGCCTCTGCTCCGGTGCTTGCAGGAGCCTTCAGCCGCACTCTGGTTCCAATAGGCGTAATGATGGCGTTAATAGGCTCATTTATGGGCACAGTGGTCGGTGTCGTGGTGGCGGAAATCCTATCAAGAATTTAA
- a CDS encoding NlpC/P60 family protein: MKKGYWVSTVMIAVIGAVFTNGSANAAEVNETAYTDVSAMTMWTEPDILREIDLPSASNPASLNEWTASMSVDDKLWLVGNLESQTLFGSKVHVLEKKHGWIKVAADGQETPRNELGYPGWVPEEQIVESNRMEKLEDEPFALITSPTAELTYDKKGRKDYKKLSYNTRLPVVKEQQGEVLVATPSDGNKWIDASDVEIYDSEDDIAVPDAEDIIADGKQFLGLPYLWAGMSGFGFDCSGFTHTIFAANGIEIPRDSSVQAEQGDPVAKEDLEPGDLLFFAYDNGKGRVHHVSMYIGGGDMIHSPNSRSTVEIVNLEDSGYADEYAGARRYLEE, translated from the coding sequence ATGAAGAAAGGTTACTGGGTTTCAACTGTCATGATTGCAGTCATAGGAGCAGTTTTCACGAACGGCTCTGCGAATGCAGCAGAAGTGAATGAGACGGCTTATACAGATGTGAGTGCAATGACTATGTGGACAGAGCCGGATATTCTCCGGGAAATAGACCTCCCATCAGCCTCCAACCCGGCGAGTCTGAATGAATGGACAGCATCTATGAGCGTAGATGACAAGCTCTGGCTTGTTGGAAACCTGGAAAGCCAGACATTATTTGGTTCAAAGGTGCACGTTCTTGAAAAGAAACATGGATGGATAAAAGTAGCAGCCGATGGTCAGGAAACTCCAAGAAATGAATTGGGCTATCCCGGGTGGGTCCCGGAAGAACAAATAGTCGAGAGCAATCGAATGGAAAAATTAGAGGATGAACCATTTGCGCTCATTACTTCTCCGACCGCAGAATTAACTTATGATAAAAAAGGCAGAAAAGATTATAAAAAGCTGAGCTATAATACTCGTTTACCGGTGGTTAAAGAGCAGCAGGGAGAAGTACTGGTGGCTACTCCGTCGGATGGGAATAAGTGGATTGATGCATCAGATGTTGAAATATATGATAGCGAAGACGATATTGCAGTCCCTGATGCGGAAGACATTATTGCAGACGGGAAACAGTTTCTCGGCCTTCCATACCTATGGGCGGGAATGTCAGGGTTTGGATTTGACTGTTCAGGGTTCACTCATACTATTTTTGCCGCTAATGGCATTGAAATTCCGAGAGATTCCAGTGTACAGGCAGAGCAGGGTGACCCAGTAGCAAAAGAAGACCTGGAGCCGGGTGACCTTTTATTTTTTGCCTATGATAATGGAAAGGGACGGGTGCACCACGTCAGTATGTACATCGGCGGCGGTGACATGATTCATTCGCCGAATTCCCGGAGCACGGTTGAAATCGTTAATCTGGAGGATTCCGGGTATGCAGATGAGTATGCAGGTGCGAGGAGATATTTAGAGGAATAA
- a CDS encoding cupin domain-containing protein — MKSREEVHVETFTVEDDGKIPNHPSFPALIYRQTVTGFEDVKELFNTNNWLGAWKGSVFKYHHYHSNSHEVLGCVSGSALLHIGGEQGRQLNVKHGDVLILPAGYGHKLIEQSEDFAVIGAYPGGSDYDMCTGDPSERPEKVNNIYRVPLPDYDPVFGSDGPLFTYWTNFS, encoded by the coding sequence ATGAAAAGCCGCGAAGAAGTTCATGTAGAAACATTTACCGTGGAAGACGACGGTAAGATACCTAATCATCCGAGTTTTCCTGCGCTCATTTATAGACAGACTGTAACCGGCTTTGAGGATGTTAAAGAACTTTTTAATACAAACAACTGGCTGGGAGCATGGAAAGGAAGTGTATTTAAATACCACCATTATCACAGTAATTCGCATGAGGTGCTTGGCTGCGTAAGTGGCTCCGCCCTTTTGCACATAGGCGGCGAACAGGGCCGGCAGCTTAATGTAAAGCACGGCGACGTATTGATTCTTCCGGCTGGATACGGCCATAAACTCATTGAGCAGAGTGAAGACTTTGCAGTTATTGGTGCTTATCCAGGCGGCTCGGACTATGATATGTGCACAGGTGATCCTTCCGAGCGCCCGGAAAAGGTAAATAATATTTACCGCGTTCCTCTTCCTGATTACGATCCCGTTTTCGGCTCAGATGGACCACTTTTTACTTATTGGACAAATTTTTCATAA
- a CDS encoding DUF3870 domain-containing protein translates to MYSENTVYIVGEAKSPSNNPITEQYQVFFIGFVVDTLTDEILEAECSAILSLTARFVKEIFAGTSIQESERLVEIIQKRYHGSSQKAMIVALRNASLKYKQIKADM, encoded by the coding sequence TTGTACAGCGAGAATACTGTTTACATTGTGGGAGAGGCTAAATCTCCTTCGAACAATCCGATTACTGAACAGTACCAGGTATTTTTTATTGGCTTTGTAGTGGATACTCTAACGGATGAAATCCTGGAGGCAGAATGCTCTGCTATTCTTTCCCTAACGGCCCGCTTTGTGAAAGAAATATTCGCAGGGACTTCTATTCAGGAAAGTGAGCGTCTTGTAGAAATTATCCAAAAACGTTATCATGGCTCGTCCCAGAAAGCGATGATTGTAGCTCTGCGCAACGCCAGTTTAAAGTATAAGCAAATAAAGGCTGACATGTAG
- a CDS encoding DUF2325 domain-containing protein, whose translation MDGLMIIGADRLGAIPDRLKELGFQDIKHVTGRKVKMVQKEIPPNIDLVLVLTDFINHNVSAKLKERAKNQNVPVCYAKRSWCSIYKALSSSDEVCAKCPMLQKCD comes from the coding sequence ATGGACGGATTGATGATCATTGGAGCAGACAGACTGGGGGCCATACCCGACCGGTTAAAAGAATTAGGCTTTCAGGACATCAAGCATGTCACCGGGCGCAAAGTAAAAATGGTACAAAAGGAAATTCCGCCAAATATTGATCTGGTGCTTGTGCTTACTGATTTCATCAATCACAATGTTTCCGCCAAGTTAAAGGAACGGGCTAAAAATCAAAATGTACCGGTCTGTTATGCGAAACGGTCCTGGTGTTCGATTTATAAAGCATTAAGCAGCAGTGATGAAGTGTGTGCGAAATGCCCAATGCTTCAAAAATGCGATTAG
- a CDS encoding dipeptide epimerase yields MEIASLETKRKIITLERPFVTSVRTVTSIENVEVSVILKDGTIGKGAAPPALAVTGESPSSIEAVVNGPAAEVLTGVKNEDLQGNVRRIKESCYGNFSAKAAVEMAVIDAFVQQRHCSLLQWLGGTPSVFENDMTISMDEPARMKNTAEKYINEGFRYLKMKVGDDLKKDYQRIRTIAEVLPQGVMLRIDANQGWTSKEAIAFIHQLEKEKIPLDFIEQPVAADDWAGLKKVTASTTTLIMADESCKTYTDAHRLIEQRACDMINIKLMKCGGLLEAWKIADIAEAAGVPCMMGSMMESIISASPAAELAVAHPNIKMVDLDAPKWLRENTVTAVSFEGHQIKAIQPAKSAHIKYEEGELR; encoded by the coding sequence ATGGAAATAGCTTCTCTTGAAACGAAAAGAAAAATCATTACTTTGGAGCGTCCGTTTGTTACTTCCGTAAGAACGGTTACAAGCATCGAAAATGTTGAAGTAAGTGTAATACTGAAAGACGGGACTATAGGAAAAGGAGCAGCGCCTCCGGCTCTTGCAGTAACGGGGGAATCTCCGTCAAGCATCGAAGCAGTTGTTAACGGTCCAGCCGCAGAAGTTCTTACAGGAGTAAAAAACGAAGATTTGCAGGGAAATGTACGCAGAATTAAGGAGAGCTGTTACGGAAACTTCAGTGCAAAAGCGGCAGTGGAAATGGCTGTTATAGATGCATTCGTTCAACAGCGTCACTGCAGCCTTTTGCAGTGGCTGGGAGGAACACCATCTGTTTTTGAAAATGATATGACGATCAGCATGGACGAACCAGCAAGAATGAAAAACACAGCAGAAAAATATATAAACGAGGGTTTCCGCTATCTGAAAATGAAGGTTGGAGATGACCTGAAAAAAGATTATCAAAGAATCCGAACTATAGCTGAAGTGCTTCCACAAGGCGTCATGCTGAGGATCGATGCTAACCAGGGGTGGACATCCAAAGAGGCTATAGCATTTATTCACCAGCTTGAAAAAGAAAAAATTCCGTTAGATTTTATAGAACAGCCTGTAGCGGCGGATGACTGGGCTGGTTTAAAGAAAGTCACAGCATCCACCACAACACTTATTATGGCGGACGAAAGCTGCAAAACATACACAGACGCCCACAGACTCATTGAGCAGCGTGCCTGCGACATGATCAATATTAAACTCATGAAATGTGGCGGACTGCTGGAGGCATGGAAAATTGCTGATATTGCAGAAGCAGCGGGCGTGCCGTGTATGATGGGCAGCATGATGGAATCAATCATAAGCGCCTCGCCGGCAGCTGAGCTTGCGGTCGCCCATCCTAATATTAAGATGGTGGATTTGGATGCTCCTAAATGGCTTCGGGAAAACACTGTTACTGCTGTATCCTTTGAAGGACATCAGATAAAAGCGATACAACCTGCAAAAAGTGCGCATATCAAATATGAAGAGGGGGAGCTGCGATGA
- a CDS encoding NADP-dependent oxidoreductase: MATKTRQILLHERPKGLPDKNTFAFKHVEIDEPAEGEALLQMIYISVDPYMRGRMDDRESYVPPFPLHKPIAGGGIAKVLKSRDDSLNEGDYVTGSLPWQQYVNVSASEVRKVQAEAAPVSAYLSAVGMPGLTAYFGTLSIGQPKQGETFVISGGAGAVGSLAGQIAKMQGARVVGIAGTDEKLDYMKSIGFDEVINYKTEDLTKAIKRTCPDKVDVYFDNVGGEMSDIVLDHLNKFARVVQCGAISTYNDPDNYGPRVQFKLIKSSALMKGFIVGDYADEFEEATKQLAAWVASGDLKYEETILTGFDRIPEAFIGLFTGRNTGKLLVDVSQ, translated from the coding sequence ATGGCAACGAAAACGAGACAGATACTCCTGCACGAAAGACCAAAAGGCCTTCCCGATAAAAACACTTTCGCATTTAAGCACGTAGAAATCGACGAACCAGCAGAGGGAGAAGCTCTTTTGCAAATGATTTATATTTCTGTTGACCCTTATATGAGAGGAAGAATGGACGATCGCGAATCATACGTCCCTCCTTTTCCACTTCATAAACCAATTGCCGGAGGAGGCATTGCAAAGGTGCTCAAAAGCCGCGACGATTCTTTAAATGAAGGCGACTACGTGACCGGCAGTCTCCCATGGCAGCAATATGTTAACGTGAGCGCTTCAGAAGTGCGCAAGGTTCAGGCGGAAGCAGCTCCGGTTTCTGCTTATTTAAGTGCTGTGGGCATGCCTGGCCTCACTGCCTATTTCGGCACCCTCAGCATCGGCCAGCCTAAACAGGGAGAGACATTCGTCATCTCCGGCGGTGCCGGTGCCGTTGGATCACTTGCGGGGCAGATTGCTAAAATGCAGGGAGCACGCGTGGTCGGCATTGCAGGCACCGATGAAAAGCTGGATTACATGAAAAGTATTGGCTTTGATGAAGTAATTAATTACAAAACTGAGGATTTAACTAAAGCCATTAAACGGACGTGCCCGGACAAAGTAGACGTGTACTTTGACAACGTCGGGGGCGAAATGAGCGATATTGTGTTAGATCATTTAAATAAATTTGCCCGTGTGGTTCAGTGCGGGGCGATTTCTACTTATAATGATCCGGACAATTACGGGCCGAGAGTCCAATTCAAGCTCATTAAATCAAGCGCATTGATGAAGGGCTTCATTGTAGGCGATTATGCCGATGAATTTGAAGAAGCAACCAAACAGCTTGCAGCCTGGGTAGCTTCCGGGGACCTGAAATATGAAGAAACAATTCTCACCGGATTCGACCGTATTCCAGAAGCATTTATCGGCTTGTTCACCGGCCGGAACACAGGCAAACTGCTCGTGGATGTTTCCCAATAA
- a CDS encoding NADH:flavin oxidoreductase, which translates to MAQVEEFLFNQQHISNHIFKNKLIVAPMTRISADDDGTPNDRMRRYYERYAVGGFSAIISEGIYTDEIYSQGYANQPGLANEKHQEGWEPITKAVKEHGSKMIAQLMHAGAQSQYNQYKSETASASSVQPPAEKVSSYGGQGAFPVPKAMNDDDMETAKQGFIQAALHALEAGFDGVELHGANGYLLDQFLSASTNKRTDQYGGPAENRVRFLTEVIEAVREAIGRVPILGIRISQAKVTDGSYRWPGGEADAAVIFSELGKTPLDYIHTTDGDGLGEGFGNDTLSMAQAAKEYSGLSVIANGYLGDTEKSSYAINEGAADFVSLGRTALANPDAPHRILRGHPMNSFDPSLIMQPLANVKDAELEQNIFKE; encoded by the coding sequence ATGGCACAAGTAGAAGAATTCTTGTTTAACCAACAGCATATAAGTAATCATATCTTTAAAAATAAGCTGATCGTTGCTCCGATGACACGGATTAGCGCAGATGACGATGGCACGCCAAACGACCGGATGCGCAGATACTATGAACGCTATGCTGTCGGCGGGTTTTCCGCTATTATTTCGGAGGGTATATACACCGATGAAATCTACAGCCAGGGCTACGCCAACCAACCCGGACTCGCCAATGAAAAGCATCAGGAAGGATGGGAGCCGATCACAAAAGCAGTCAAAGAGCATGGAAGCAAAATGATCGCCCAGCTTATGCATGCCGGCGCACAGTCCCAGTACAATCAGTACAAAAGCGAAACAGCTTCCGCTTCTTCAGTGCAGCCTCCTGCTGAAAAAGTATCTTCGTACGGCGGCCAGGGAGCTTTCCCAGTCCCAAAAGCCATGAACGATGATGATATGGAGACTGCTAAGCAGGGTTTTATTCAGGCTGCTCTTCACGCATTAGAAGCGGGATTCGACGGTGTAGAGCTTCACGGAGCGAATGGTTATCTGCTTGATCAGTTTTTATCCGCTTCCACCAACAAGCGTACAGACCAGTACGGAGGTCCCGCAGAAAACCGTGTGCGCTTTCTTACCGAAGTAATCGAAGCCGTGCGCGAGGCCATCGGCCGTGTTCCTATTCTTGGCATCCGTATTTCGCAGGCCAAAGTCACAGACGGCTCTTACCGCTGGCCGGGCGGGGAAGCAGACGCTGCAGTCATTTTCTCCGAGCTCGGGAAAACACCGCTCGATTATATTCATACTACGGACGGTGACGGTCTTGGCGAAGGCTTTGGAAATGATACGCTCAGCATGGCCCAGGCGGCTAAAGAATACAGCGGCCTGTCCGTTATTGCCAACGGATACCTTGGAGACACGGAAAAATCCTCCTATGCTATCAATGAAGGTGCTGCTGATTTTGTCTCTCTCGGCAGAACAGCCCTGGCCAATCCCGATGCCCCCCACCGCATTCTCCGCGGCCACCCGATGAACAGCTTCGATCCTTCTCTTATTATGCAGCCACTTGCTAATGTGAAGGATGCAGAGCTTGAACAAAATATCTTCAAGGAATAA
- a CDS encoding diacylglycerol/lipid kinase family protein, which translates to MYQKALLIINGNKDVNEKQKQLNTFIQVWGTSIVELVIRQTQSKDDVRETCASIDEQVEAVFIAGGDGTIHESINGLMESPYAPDVGVLPYGTCNDFSRSLGLAQNPKRAMTGMLEKNTKEIDIGSMNERFFANFYGIGLIVETSENIDENLKGAIGKLSYFISTLQTVQNPEVFSYQMKIDGENYTGEAVMILIMNGHSIGTNQVPVGDTSMQDEQFEIFIVPEGGNSLMREFFATMGTKEIDNENSPIEHVLGKNIELNTDPVKPADTDGEVYTETPVSIKLGEKKVRFLVSGTPAE; encoded by the coding sequence ATGTATCAAAAGGCTTTACTTATTATTAACGGAAACAAAGACGTTAATGAAAAACAAAAGCAGTTAAATACATTTATCCAGGTATGGGGAACTTCTATTGTGGAGTTGGTCATCAGACAGACCCAGTCCAAAGACGATGTACGTGAAACGTGCGCTTCTATTGATGAACAGGTAGAGGCGGTATTTATTGCCGGAGGCGACGGGACAATTCATGAAAGCATCAACGGGTTGATGGAGTCACCGTATGCCCCTGATGTAGGTGTGCTCCCGTACGGCACCTGTAATGATTTCTCAAGATCTCTCGGTTTAGCACAAAATCCAAAACGGGCTATGACAGGTATGCTCGAAAAAAATACGAAAGAAATCGATATTGGTTCCATGAATGAGCGTTTCTTCGCTAACTTTTATGGAATAGGTTTGATTGTGGAAACTTCGGAAAACATTGATGAAAACCTTAAAGGCGCAATCGGAAAGTTAAGTTATTTTATCAGCACGCTGCAAACGGTTCAGAACCCGGAAGTATTTTCTTATCAAATGAAAATTGACGGAGAAAACTACACCGGGGAAGCGGTAATGATTCTGATCATGAATGGCCACTCTATCGGTACCAATCAGGTCCCGGTCGGCGACACTTCGATGCAGGATGAGCAGTTTGAAATTTTCATTGTTCCAGAGGGCGGAAACAGCTTGATGAGGGAATTCTTTGCCACGATGGGCACTAAGGAAATTGATAATGAAAACAGCCCCATTGAGCACGTTCTCGGCAAAAATATCGAGTTGAATACAGATCCGGTAAAACCAGCTGATACAGATGGAGAAGTTTATACGGAAACGCCTGTGAGCATTAAATTAGGGGAGAAAAAAGTACGGTTTCTTGTTTCCGGTACCCCTGCAGAATAG